tCTAACATATTAGATGTTGTCTGAGTGATTTCAGTGCTCTGaagacatctgtttttttttaaacctggagAACAATGTGCACTGTGATTTGTGCATCACAGAAAGCATTCCCCACAGCACATAAAGGCATCATGACAAAGCAGCATTGGATGGCAGTCATTGTGCATTTAGCTGTCTGTAAAGCTTCAGACCGTGTTGCACAACCCCGTGCCGTAGCAGCAGCAGTTCCCTAATAAATATATGGAGTCTTTCGGGGGGGTCGACCCCGTTGGCTTTAGGAGGCGTGCAGTCTGTTGGAGATGCTCCTTTGGCTGACTTTGTGAGTCTTGGAGAAAGTCAGGGTTGTTGCACCGTTTTCCCAAgcctgctccttcttctcctcctcctcctcctcctcatcctttcCCTCCACTTTGTGCTGCACATCGGCCTCAACAGTTCTCCTCTCCTTGGCTAACATGAGGAGCATCTCAGCGTCCAGCGGCTCGTCAGAGCAGAAAGGGTGACACACGGTCTCCACCAGGCAGATGACCGTCCCCAGCACGGCAATCACAGAGCCCACCAGGTAGACCTTCAGCAGACCCCGGTTGGGTTTCTGACTCAGCATCTCTTTGGCAAAGGGGATCAACTCCTGCAGGTTGTCCATTTCCACACAGCTCTGCTTCAGCTCAGACACTATGGTGACCTAGAAAGacctttagaaagaaaaaaaaccacataaaTTAGATATAAgtcttaaaagaaaaagagacattaaggaagaaatcatttaaaaggtGCAAACAACAGATGTTAATTTAAGTCATCACTATAGGTTTTAGATTCTGGTTATTGAAGTTGCAGCTGTTCGACTATTCGGCCAATCAGCTCTGAGAATTGTCTGGTGTTATACGCGGCTATATGCAacttacagtaaataaaaaaacactttaaagaacTAGCGTAGTTTGAAATGTCAGCGTttgaaaaagtataaaaataactTACTGTGAAGTAGTTTGTTCCTTTCAAAGGTTCTCTTTACTCATATGTTCCTGTATGTGGCAGATCACACTCTTACTGGGAACTGTGGTGGTCACTTATAtacccactctctcctcccacacgTTGAATATTCATGCAGCACGGAGGCCAGTCTTTGGAAGCACCCAAGAACATCGGGCTGGGAGCCAGAAACTTTCACCCAGTTGTGTTCGTGCTCGTTGCACAGTCGACTCTGTCGCTGATGTTCTTAGTGAAACTCCATTCAGGGATGTGTAGCAATCAAAAGTCAGTTTGTACCGATGGCTGATGATTATTGTGAGTCTGAATGTTCACTTTCTGTATTTACTGACTGAATTAAAACCTTTAGAGAAGACGAATCAGGTCAATAAGACTCAGAGCACGATGACACTGAAGGCGCGCAAAACACATAACTAATCATTAACTGACATGTTTGaggatttttcactctttagatttgttttcatctttcattttgtttctcattCCTTCCTCATGTCACTTAAtcacaagcagcaacctccagtgttgaaaaatgaagccaatgtgtaagtgcaaaatcctgcagttcatggagtgtccactagaggctggctgcaggaacacaggaagtcacatacacacaacaggcaaaaaaaagcataaataaacatgtttacagcctgaattaaaaaactaaataagtCTGATTaattattgtcatcactggcacacactgtacggaggtttttttttaaaaatggctcTGTTATG
The Labrus mixtus chromosome 7, fLabMix1.1, whole genome shotgun sequence DNA segment above includes these coding regions:
- the LOC132977352 gene encoding G0/G1 switch protein 2-like, yielding MDNLQELIPFAKEMLSQKPNRGLLKVYLVGSVIAVLGTVICLVETVCHPFCSDEPLDAEMLLMLAKERRTVEADVQHKVEGKDEEEEEEEKKEQAWENGATTLTFSKTHKVSQRSISNRLHAS